One window of the Rosa rugosa chromosome 3, drRosRugo1.1, whole genome shotgun sequence genome contains the following:
- the LOC133736472 gene encoding F-box/LRR-repeat protein 15, which translates to MKIWCCPCFTVEDEPEEEERKEAMKEGDFVNKVNSEGVMANEVDEAEEEEEVVPRLELAASDGGGRDDHLRMFEGMVQAMRSGTHWDESVCVGALDTLRAAIRSPRWSEGETSSAPVDAAAEEEDGDHDSHHKRAKVHSFSHDFHYAMAMSSGAGNSSSSDRNYSRTQGSNVLYKSETFFHSFTPTIGGEENPYESGSGKDDERDKGDTSTTEDFEVRMDLTDDLLHMVFSFLDHINLCRAAIVCRQWRAASAHEDFWRCLNFENRNISVEQFEDICWRYPNATELNISGTPAIPLLVMTAITSLRNLEVLTLGKGTIGDLFFHSLADCLMLKSLIVNDATLGTGIQEIPINHDRLRHLELTKCRVMRISIRCPQLETLSMKRSNMAQAVLNSPLLRDLDLGSCHKLSDAAIRSAATSCPQLESLDMSNCSCVSDETLREIALTCANLHVLNASYCPNVSLESVRLPMLTVLKLHSCEGITSASMVAISNSYMLEVLELDNCSLLTSVILDLPRLQNIRLVHCRKFADLNLRTLMLSSIMVSNCPVLHRISITSNSLQKLSLQKQESLTTLALQCPSLQEVDLTDCESLTNSICNVFSDGGGCPMLKTLVLENCESLTAVRFCSTSLVSLSLVGCRGITSLELTCPYLEQVSLDGCDHLESAAFFPVGLRSLNLGICPKLNALSIDAPNMVLLELKGCGVLSEASINCPLLTSLDASFCSQLRDDCLSATAASCPLIESLILMSCPSVGSDGLYSLRWLPNLIVLDLSYTFLMSLKPVFESCIKLKVLKLQACKYLSDSSLEPLYKEGALPALQELDLSYGTLCQSAIEELLSFCTQLTHVSLNGCVNMHDLNWGSSGGQPLVTSSISVPSLEYIHEPVEYGNRLLQNLNCVGCPNIRKVHIPVAAGCFHLTSLNLSLSANLKDVEVACFNLCFLNLSNCYSLEVLKLDCPKLTSLFLQSCNMNEAAVEAAISKCSMLETLDVRFCPKICPLSMGRLRAACPSLKRIFSSLSPQS; encoded by the exons ATGAAGATTTGGTGCTGCCCGTGCTTCACCGTAGAAGACGAACCGGAAGAGGAGGAGCGTAAGGAGGCCATGAAGGAGGGCGATTTCGTAAATAAGGTGAATTCCGAGGGGGTTATGGCGAATGAGGTGGAcgaggcggaggaggaggaggaggtggtgccGCGATTGGAGCTCGCTGCCAGTGACGGCGGTGGCCGTGACGACCACCTGAGAATGTTTGAAGGGATGGTCCAGGCAATGCGGAGCGGGACCCACTGGGACGAGTCGGTGTGTGTTGGCGCTCTCGACACGCTGAGGGCCGCGATTAGGTCTCCTCGGTGGTCGGAGGGCGAGACTAGCTCGGCTCCGGTGGATGCTGCCGCCGAGGAGGAGGACGGCGATCACGATTCGCATCATAAGCGAGCTAAAGTTCACTCCTTTTCTCA TGATTTCCATTATGCAATGGCAATGTCTTCAGGTGCTGGAAATTCTAGTTCCTCTGACAGAAACTACAGCAGAACTCAAGGCTCTAATGTTCTGTATAAGAGCGAAACTTTTTTCCATAGTTTTACACCGACCATTGGTGGTGAGGAGAATCCCTATGAATCTGGCAGTGGGAAAGATGATGAAAGAGATAAGGGTGACACTTCAACAACTGAAGATTTTGAAGTTCGTATGGATCTTACAGATGATCTATTACACATG GTTTTCTCTTTCTTGGACCACATCAATCTTTGCCGAGCTGCAATAGTCTGCAGGCAATGGCGAGCTGCTAGTGCTCATGAAGATTTCTGGAGGTGCTTGAATTTTGAGAATCGGAACATATCTGTAGAGCAAT TTGAGGATATATGTTGGCGGTATCCGAATGCCACAGAATTGAATATTTCTGGTACCCCAGCTATTCCGTTGCTTGTGATGACAGCGATCACATCATTGAG GAATCTTGAAGTTTTAACTCTAGGCAAAGGGACAATAGGAGATCTTTTTTTCCATTCCTTGGCAGATTGTCTGATGTTGAAAAGTTTGATAGTCAATGATGCTACTCTTGGTACTGGTATTCAGGAGATACCTATAAACCACGATAGACTGCGTCATCTTGAACTGACAAAATGTCGTGTTATGCGCATATCTATCAG GTGTCCACAACTGGAGACACTGTCAATGAAGCGCAGTAATATGGCCCAGGCTGTTCTCAATAGCCCTCTTTTGCGCGATCTTGATTTAGGCTCTTGCCACAAGCTTTCCGATGCTGCAATTCGTTCAGCAGCAACTTCTTGTCCCCAATTGGAGTCACTAGATATGTCAAATTGTTCATGTGTTAGTGATGAAACACTACGTGAGATAGCTCTTACTTGTGCAAATCTCCATGTTCTCAATGCATCATACTGTCCTAATGTATCCCTAGAG TCTGTAAGACTGCCAATGTTGACAGTTCTCAAGCTACACAGTTGTGAGGGCATCACTTCCGCTTCCATGGTTGCAATATCAAATAGTTACATGCTGGAG GTTTTGGAGCTTGACAATTGCAGCCTTCTTACGTCTGTGATATTGGATCTTCCACGCTTGCAGAATATTAGACTAGTACATTGTCGCAA ATTTGCCGACCTGAATCTACGAACTCTCATGCTGTCATCTATAATGGTGTCTAATTGCCCTGTGCTCCACCGTATCAGCATCACTTCAAATTCACTTCAA AAACTATCATTGCAGAAGCAAGAGAGCTTAACTACATTGGCACTGCAATGCCCAAGTTTACAAGAAGTGGATCTCACAGATTGTGAATCTCTAACAAATTCTATATGCAATGTTTTCAGTGATGGTGGTGGGTGCCCTATGCTTAAAACTTTAGTTCTCGAAAACTGTGAG AGCTTAACAGCGGTTCGATTCTGCAGCACTTCTTTAGTCAGTCTTTCACTTGTTGGTTGTCGGGGAATCACTTCTCTTGAACTGACATGCCCATATCTTGAACAAGTTTCTTTGGATGGTTGTGATCATCTTGAAAGTGCAGCATTTTTTCCG GTTGGTCTTAGGTCACTAAATTTGGGAATATGTCCCAAACTGAACGCCCTCAGTATCGACGCACCAAACATGGTGCTGCTTGAGTTGAAGGGATGTGGTGTGTTGTCTGAAGCATCAATTAATTGTCCACTCTTAACGTCTCTGGACGCTTCCTTTTGCAG CCAGCTTAGGGACGATTGCTTGTCTGCAACTGCCGCTTCATGTCCACTGATTGAGTCTTTAATTCTAATGTCATGCCCCTCTGTTGGTTCTGATGGACTCTATTCTCTGCGCTGGCTTCCAAATTTGATTGTGCTTGATTTGTCATACACTTTCTTAATGAGCTTGAAGCCAGTATTCGAGTCTTGCATTAAGCTAAAG GTTTTAAAATTACAAGCATGCAAGTATCTATCTGATTCATCCCTGGAGCCTCTTTACAAGGAAGGGGCTCTTCCAGCTCTCCAGGAATTGGATTTGTCTTATGGAACCCTCTGTCAGTCTGCTATTGAagagcttctttctttctgtacACAGTTAACTCATGTGAGCTTGAATGGCTGTGTGAACATGCATGACCTGAACTGGGGTAGCAGTGGTGGGCAGCCTCTTGTAACGTCTAGTATCTCTGTCCCATCACTTGAATATATCCATGAGCCAGTTGAGTATGGAAACCGGCTACTGCAGAATCTCAACTGTGTGGGTTGTCCAAATATCAGGAAAGTTCACATTCCAGTAGCAGCAGGTTGTTTCCATTTGACTTCATTGAACCTTTCTCTGTCTGCAAATTTGAAGGACGTAGAAGTTGCTTGTTTCAACCTATGCTTTCTTAACCTGag CAATTGTTATTCTTTGGAAGTTCTGAAGCTTGACTGTCCAAAATTGACTAGTCTCTTTCTTCAG TCTTGCAACATGAATGAAGCAGCAGTGGAAGCTGCAATATCAAAATGTAGCATGCTGGAGACTCTTGATGTCCGTTTTTGTCCCAAG aTATGTCCATTAAGCATGGGAAGATTACGTGCTGCGTGCCCAAGTTTGAAGCGCATCTTTAGCAGCCTGTCACCACAGTCATGA
- the LOC133739592 gene encoding uncharacterized protein LOC133739592 gives MATLNATAHVSTNPFRSSTVSIRANKFRPVRSALSPPNWRESRRLVSISLSFALSHLLISPDHAVAGGVFDKYVKRKKLDPLEAYVSPVILTQLQIKDLEKTLENDQPQFATCRSLLRSGPAASLRVNIRAVAQYASDSGDGKIASTSVDQCLRALEELDNLLLRATRNDPGASVNSMKTQTNTALNALDSLLKTVPSDVLDKGKVAANSYRMSLENADVDISDPELKELQSIL, from the exons ATGGCTACACTGAACGCCACTGCGCACGTTAGCACGAACCCCTTCAGATCCTCAACCGTCTCTATTAGAGCAAACAAGTTCCGGCCAGTGAGGAGCGCACTGTCACCCCCAAATTGGCGGGAAAGCAGGCGATTGGTCTCCATCTCCCTCTCTTTCGCTCTCTCACATTTGCTCATCTCCCCTGACC ATGCTGTTGCTGGAGGCGTGTTCGATAAGTACGTGAAAAG GAAGAAGCTTGACCCGCTCGAGGCTTATGTATCACCGGTTATATTGACCCAGTTACAAATCAAGGACTTGG AGAAAACTCTGGAAAATGATCAGCCGCAGTTTGCTACCTGTCGGTCTCTACTGCGCTCCGGCCCTGCAGCGTCTCTTCGTGTTAATATTAGAGCT GTGGCACAATATGCTTCAGACAGTGGCGATGGGAAAATTGCCTCTACCAGTGTCGATCAATGTCTCAG GGCCTTGGAGGAACTAGATAACTTGCTTTTACGCGCCACAAGAAATGACCCAGGAGCTTCAGTCAATTCAATGAAGACACAGACCAATACTGCCCTCAATGCATTGGACAG CCTCCTCAAAACTGTGCCTTCAGATGTGCTAGACAAGGGGAAGGTCGCGGCCAATTCTTATAGGATGTCATTAGAGAATGCAGATGTTGATATTTCAGACCCAGAACTGAAGGAATTGCAATCCATATTATGA